From the Hordeum vulgare subsp. vulgare chromosome 1H, MorexV3_pseudomolecules_assembly, whole genome shotgun sequence genome, the window gaaccgcgactaaaggtcccattagtcgcggttcctacagcttcgcgacttatggggctggacggaagcctgtttttccaccagtggggtGTTGGAATGCGCCCACGTCAAGCCGCGGCTGAACCATCAGCCCGAGTCTTCAGGCACCCAAACGGCCACTACACATCGTGTTTATCCTCTCCTAGAGATTAGGCACTACTGGCTCATGCCGTTGTAACTCCCCACGATCTCCCTgctcctctctctctgtaacaTGTATATATACTCCACTGAGTGATGAATATAGCAGGGCgtgagttatacagctcaacttgcaCAACCACCAAACCAGACAAAAAAGATTACAACTGGCTCATGCCGTTGTAACTCCCCACGATCTCCCTgctcctctctctctgtaacaTGTATATATACTCCACTGAGTGATGAATATAGCAGGGCgtgagttatacagctcaacttgcaCAACCACCAAACCAGACAAAAAAGATTACAACTAGATACCGAAGCAGACTACACATTGGCTATTGATATGAGAAATTGAGAATCATCACAACAGAGTTTATTGCAGAGGAAGATACTCGAGATGTGAGCCGCTTGGCTTTGAGAATCCCGACGCTTACATGAGCAgaagcaggcaggttccagatgaTCGCAGCAAACAGGACAAACAATGACCAATAGACGTCTTTTATTCACCAGCGAaacaaagaaatacatggacacAAATACGACCAAATCGAGAGATACACGGATACAAACAGAGACCACCAAACCGGGAATACATACAACTTGCTAGACAGATGAACAACATTTTCAAAGGAAAAACGATGGGCACTTCGATCTGACAAACCTGTCCTCCGCGTGCTCTGAGATGATCCACACGAGGGTTGTGAGCCCGCCACCACGGCTGAGCTGCTTGGCATGTGCCTCCCTGCTGCCCCGGATGGACGCGTACATGAGCAGATGCACCCATGCTTCCAGGATGAACTTTAACATGCCTTCCAAATCCTGATGAGGTTCAAGCAAACCTGGAATCCAATATGCAAGTTTCCACACGCATTCTTCCGCCATAGTTTCTCTCTGATCATGTTTTCCGTCCTGTATTTGGCTCAGCAGGACCTGGGCGATTTGAGTTCCTTCCCAGAGGGTAGCAAGGCCCTTGAGATGATCCTTCTTTTTTCCTTCCCAGATAGCAGAATTTGCGTCCTTGAGATTATCCTTCTTTCCCCCCTCCCAGATAGCAGAACTTGGATCCTTGAGATCCTTCTTTTTTCCCTCACATATAACAGAATTTGGGTCCTTGAGATGATCTTCCCAGATAGCAGAACTTGGGTCCTTGAGATGATCCTTCATTTTTCCTTCACAATTTGGGTCCTTGAGATGATCCTTCATTTTTCCTTCCCAGATAGCAGAACTTGGGTCCTTGAGATGATCCACATTTTCCAGCATCCACGTGGCAAGCTCCTTCGCTGCCTTCTCTTTCGTTGTTGTGTGATTAGTGGGTTTACCCTTCTCTTTAATTTTCCCTACCTCCCTAAGGGTAGCGCGGGCTTTTTCGTACAGGCTGCGGAGCTTGAGGCCTGGCAGCATGCTGGGGCGTTTGGCGAGGAGGAACACCATGTAATCTGACATCGCCTTGATTGCCTTCCCATGATCTTGGAGCGCTGCTGGGACCACAGTGTGGTTCCACGAGAGGAAAACGTCTGTGGCAATGTGCCAGATGAGGATGGTCTCTTGAAGCTCAGGAGGGAACCTGGTATCTTTGCCTGACTCATCCGTGGGGTTGAGGGCAGCAGCTTCCATGTTGGGGTTGTCGAGGGTGAACTGACCATACATGGGACCTGCACGGGCATTCCTCCAGAGACAAGGCTCATAGGGTTCAGGCGGGGCTTGATCATACATCCAGTGGCCATCAGTATGTTGTTTGTAGGGTCCGGGCAAGGCCTTTGCTACTTCCTCATCAAGGCAGTGGTGCGGCCATGCAGGCGCATTGTCTCTCTCTTGATCAAATGGCGCATTACTCATATGGTCACAGACTTGCCTCGGGTAgggcggccatggaggaggctCATTGAGCCTACCATTGCAGATCCGCTGCCTGGTGTGGGGTGACAGCGGAGGAGGCTCATTATCCATACCATTGCACATCTGTTCCCAGGTGTAAGGCGTCCACGAAGGAGGTTCATTGTCCATGCCATTGGAGATCCACTCCTTGCGGTAGAACGGCCACAGAGGAGGCTCACTGTCCATATCATTGCAGATCGACTCCCTGAGGTAGAATGGCCACGGAGGAGGCAAATTGTCCATACAACTGCAGACCGGCTCCCTGGATACCGGAGTCCTTGGAGGCTTATCAGTGTCGATGCAGTTGTGCTGATTGGCATGAGGTAGATGTACGGTACATATGGGGGGCTTCCAGGGCCACTCACATGGGCACTTGGGGCTCTGTGGCTGTGGAGACTTTTGATGCTCATCTCTCGAAGTGATGTCATGATCATTGGAGTTCCCCTGCCCTCGAGACCCTTTCTGCCCATGTTTGGAACTGCTGTCATGATCATTGGAGTTCCCCTGCCCTCGAGACCCTTTCTGCCCATGTTTGGAACTGCTGTCATGATCATCGGGGTTCCCCCGCCCTCGAGACCCTTTCTGCCCATTTTTTAAGAGGCTTGAGGAACTTGGGGACCTTGGAGGCCCTGGATTCTCATCTCCGGAACTGCTACTCCTCTGCTGGTTGCCCATTGGTGTCAATGGAGCAGGGAATAACTCTGCACATATAACATTGAACACCAGCTTCTTGACATAGTCTGGAATCTCAAGGCCCCTCGAGTGGTCTTTCGATTCAAGCTCCATCCTAGATATGCTATATAGATTGTTCCTTTCCCCACCACTACACTGCTCCAACAAGTTGCGCCGCCCGAAGGTACCCTCCCACCTCCTATAGCTTTTGTGCTTCTTGGCACAATCACGTGTCCACAGCCACAAGGAGAGGCGGGAGAGAGACAGGGACAAGACACAGCGACGGAGCTTGTGCCATCTCTTTCGGCACAAAACTTGATGATTCAACCAACTGTGTGGCCCCTTGAAGAATGAGTATGTCCAGGTTGAAGCTAGTGCTCTGAGCAGCCATCTCAAATCGAGGAGGAAGGTCGTCCCCAGTAATACATAACTGATAACTTTATCTTCTGTTCTCATGCCGTCTTTGCATTGGAGGCTAAAAAGAAAGAGCGCTGTGGCGGTTAAGGGCGGCGAGGCTAGACGGATGACATAGCCATGCCACGTGTAGACCATGGCGGCCTTGGTGTAGAGGATGTCATACATAAGAGAGAGTTCCATCTCCACCACCTTGCACATACTCTCCCATTTACCAGAGAACAAGCTTCTGACGGCATCACGATCCATGTACTCCACCGAGTAATCAGAAAAGGCACCCTTGCAGATATCGAAAAGGCCATGAGCAACCAACAAGGCTTCCTCATCTTTCAGATTCCTGCTTCCACCATAATCACGTCTGAAGCTACTGGCAATTGGCTGCAGCTTCCTGAATGACCTCCGTATGCGGCTCAAATTGCATAGCCATAGCGCCGCCGCACTCTCCACATACTTGAAAAGGCCCAGCAATAACATGATGAAAGACGCCTGACGCAACAACCCAGTAGTGCAGTCAGCGAGTATATACCTGTACACAATAAGTACGGATCCCAGGGACTGCAAGGGAACAAACACGAACAGGCGCAGCCAGAGCTCATTGTCCTCGATGGTGTAGGCGCTGATGTTGTCCGGGCGAGCGTTGTGCAGCAACAGGAACGGCACCCAGAAGGCGATGATCATCTTCTCGCGCGGCGAGGTTTCAAGGTACAGGTTGCTGATGACATATGCCGGGACCCAGTCAGTCAGCTGGTATGCCAACCAGAATAACCCTCTCTTCCAACCTTTGCCTTCACGCCGGCGGCTCTCAGAGAAGACGTCAAGGATAAGATACATGAGTAAGCTGAGAAGCAGCACTATCCGGTACACATAGACACTCAACCAATCCACACAATCTTCCAACCATGCTAGAGCCATTTTGCTACCTCCTGCAGGTGCATCAATCAAGATTAGTTTGTAAAACTGGTATCACATATGCAAGCATGCATTTAGAATGCTTTGCAGCTGACAGAGGTTAATAACTTAATAAGGACCAAAAACGACTATCGAGCACGTACATACCGGCAAGCAGCAGCTAAGAGATTGATGCTTCCACCTAGCTTCCAGTCAAGACTCAACACAAGAGTTGCTCTTTAGTCTCATCTCTGGAGATGGGAGTATTGTAAGACTggcacatgggcatttctaagttGATCCACCAATAGCGCATACCATGTGAAGCCTAGCTGTCAttgacaaacaaacaaaaaaacccCGAAAAAGACAGGGAAGCGTCCAATTTGGTGAATTCCTTACTTGCTCTGCCTTTCTTTTTCTGCGAATGTGTATGATTTGAACAGAGGACGCAGATTACATAAGGctgttgatatatttatgacagtTCTGAACTTTACGCCTGAGAGGGGTATATTTTACCGGGCCAGGTGACAGAAATCTGGAGGTACGGGATAGCGGGTGAAATCAAAAGACAAATGTATGGATTTGGGCAGATATGCTGAAGCTATAAGACAAATGTATGGTTTTGGGCACATGATTGCGCATGCGCTGAAGCTGCCTATAAGACTATAAATGTATCTACAGTACCTGGCTGTCAATTAGAGTGGTCAGTGGACTAGCTACGGCTCTTATCAAGCTGAAAATACAAGAACATCGTTTGCGCCTCACAAATGCTTGGTTTGCTTTATCTGATCTGCGTTGAGGAGAGTAGTAGGTACAGAAGAAAATGTAGTGGTGCCCATCGTCCTCGTGAAGGGGCGGAGAGATTGGGAGAGGGAGAGCTGACCAAAATCAGCGAAGTGGCGCTTGGGCATGTACTCGGCATCGTCGTCGTAAACTCGTCAGGATCCCTTCCAATTAAGCCGAACATTAACCATGAAAACCATGGCACAGAAAAGTCGACAGAGAACTCGGAGTCATACCGGAGACCGCCGGCCGATCCAGCAAGACGGACTCGTATCCTCGTCGCCGGGGGGCGACGccacaccaccaccatgccgtctgGGAACGCGCCGCCTCGATGCCATCCTCGGCGGTCGGCTCGGCGCACGCGGGAGAGGCCGATGCCCTTCTTGGACTCCCCTATAGGATGCGGAACCGGGAGGTTCGGCCGGGAGTCGGCGGCGGACGGGCGGGCCGACGGGAGCGGCGCCGTCATGGCTGGTCAGGCGGGGCCGAGATAGCAGGCGaacatttctagaagaaaaaaaaaacaaacagAGCGAGGGCATTTTGGGGGTTTAGAAGAAGAAATGCCGCTATTTTGTCTCTTCTTTTTGACGGCAACGAGGTCTTCATTAGCCAGCAGACGATGCTCCATCTACCGATCATGGATGGTCCAGGGAGCTTCACGGGTGGTGGCACCGGCTCCGGCTCCATCTGTTTGTCCTAGGCGGTTCTTCGTCGGCCCTTCGAAAAATCTCAGAATTACACGGATGTGCCTTCATCTTAtgattttgcaaaaacacatctAGATATGATATAAATATTGCACATCTTTATCTTATTATTCTCGATCTGTAAAACACCTACGGTCAAGATAAAGAAAGATCCGGTGGATTAAGACCTTAGTGGCGGAGGTCCGCCATGTACTAATCGTCGGCGGCCTCCGCCGCGATGCACTCCCGCGCCTCCCGGTTCTCCCGAGCCATTGCCACATCCACCATAAACGGCGACGACAAGACGAGGTTAACGGGTGCCGCGCATCTGCGTCGTGGAACCTCACCTGTCACTGGTCGTATTCTAGGGTGGCGAGCTCCGCCGTCTTGAATGACCCGAGACATTTTTTGTGGGTCTCACGGTCGGTGATCTCCGCCATCCATATCCCCACGCCTGCTGGCATACGCCGAGGCATGACCTCAGCATGCCATGGCGGAGGAAAGTCGGGGAAGTCAACAATGCTACGGGCGGGGGCGCATCGGCAAGGCAACGATTACTCGATGACGCATTGCTTGAAGACGAACAACGAGCGCGACAACACGGATCTACGCTGCGGATCAGCGACAAGAAGCGCCGTGATGGGATCCGTCCATTGGGAGAAGAGGGCGTTGGTCAACGGTGAGTGAGGGCAGGGCAAGTAGCAGGCAACGGGGATAGGGAATGAGAAAAGCAAAGGAGGCACACGGAAGAAGATATCGAAAAAGGTTTTCGTCCccttttatatataaagcaacaacCACCAACAAATAGAACCGATATAAACCACAACACACAAGATGAGACTCACACCCTGCCAGGGCTACAACAATACCACACCGACAGAGTCGACGTAGACAACAAGAGAAGACAATAAGCATCACTATGGAGCCGCCAGCGCCCTTCCCATGAGATCACGAAGAAGGTGAAGTTGAGAATCGTTGACATGCACTCCAAGACGGTGCCTTCAGGAAAGGCACGACACCGTAGCGCTGCCACCACCCAATACAGAGATCGGATTTTCATCTGGAGTACGACGAATGAAGGAAGCAACCACAATGGAGACTTTAGGAAGATGACGACCCCTACAGACGCCACCTCCGTCGGTCTGGCCTAAACCAGACAGGGTTTTCACCCCGGTAAGCATACTCCGACTTCGGTAGGACGAAGAAACGCCTGCCACCACACTGCCCATGCGGCCATGGCTGCTAGCCGCCCACACCCGAGCCGTGACCTCAGCCCACGAGCACCGCGGATTCCACCACCTAGGCCGCCGCCCAAGAAACAAGACGCCCGAAAGGTCCTCCATGGCTGCAGGTGATGAGCCGACCGGCAAGCTCCGACCACCGACAGAGCCGTCAGCGATTGGAACAGCCAAATCGATCAGGGAGCGACCAGGTCGGAGAAGAGACGAGGCGGGAGCGGACTACGTCAACGTCCGGCACCCTTTCCGGTGACGGGTGTCCCGACCGCATCGGTCGCATCCATCTCTCCCACCACCTCTCCAAACTCACCCCTGACGCCCAACCCTGGCTCCCAGCTGGATCAGCACCTGGCCCAAACCGGCCACCTGCTCAACGATGCGAGAAGCCAGACCGGCAACAACCTGCATCCACGAGAGAGACAAACAACATCCCCAAAGGCCGCACGCACACAAGACGATGTCGGAGATCCCAGCCACCGCTGCGCCATGACCTGCACACCACCATGAGCTGAACCAAGCCGACATAACGCCGCCGCCATGAGCCGAACCATCACCCATGCCACCACCATGGGCTCCCACCACACTATGGTAGCCCAAATCCACCGAGGACCACTGCAGCACCGCCTACAGCAGTTGGTCGCGCGCCACCGCGGTCCACACCCAGCGCCACGACCACGCCCGGTCATGGCCAGCCACCGCACCGCCAGCCAGAGGAGAACCCCTATATCTAGATCCCGATTTGGGCCTCCGCCGCCCCTAGGCCCGCACCGCCGCTTCTGCCACCACGGGTGCAACCCCGATGACCAGCGCCGTGCCCCACGAAGCATTGCATCTCCGACCGGCGAGGTCGTCCCGCGCCGCCCACCACCGtttggagaggagaggaggccccGCCGCCGTTGCGGCCGCTGGGCTTTGCCCGCCAACGAGTGCGGCGGTGgcgaggagagaggaggaagggagggggttaggaccggcggcggcgagggtttCCCCCCTAGCTCGCGGGAGCGGCGCGGGGgtcttcttcttctagaagaGAGGAAAAGGTGGAGAAATGGCTTTTTTTATTCGACCATTGAGTTGTGGAGTAAAAATAGGGACAACGAGGATGgttgagcataatttatccttcacTATGGACTATTGAGGGCCGGCAAGAGATGTAAAACCGGCTTTTTTACTTCTTTAACCAATTATTGGGACCGGTTAGAGTTGCCCCGACCTGACAGTAATCGAGCAAGCTGGTAATTTGCGTTGTCTGCTACATGTGAGTGCGGGATTCTACAATTGTTTTTTTTAAGGAAAGACCATCATAGTAGCTACTCCCTTCTTTTTGATTTATAGGgtttattttaaaattttaaaattttcattatattaggCTTATTTTGAGTCTAATTAAGTTAAAGTACTTTGAGTCCGACGTCATATTTATTAGAGAAAGAAAATGAATGGCTATGATGCATTATTTTTCTACAACTACCATGCAAGTCTAATAAaaaggaggatgctacatttattgttttttttagaaaaggaggctaagctccggcctctgcatcgaaagATGCATACGGCCATCTACATTTATTGTCTTgaaaattgaatatgtgagaaatatttcattgacAAGTTAAAACTAATGTCACCCACCCACAATTCACCTTGATTGATAAAGTTTTAGATTTAATACTTATAAACCGAAAAGAAGAAAGTAGCTTTATTAGATTAAAGAACGATTACGTAGTTTGCAAGCACTGGGATCATCCAATCCGGAGGCTCCTCGGTCCAAGAGCAAAACAATTCGTTCAAATAACTATGCCTAGCAAGCTCATGAGCGAAGCAATTAGCTTTTCTAATACAATGTTAAATTTGACCTTTCCTATTAGACTTGTACTGTGCTCCTTCTATAAACGaacataagagtgtttagatgatTATAATGATTtaaacgcttttatatttgtTTACAGAGGAAGTAGTAAATGACTCCCACCAGTGAGTAGTTCCAGTGCAAAAGTTAATCACCTCCATTGAGTCTGATTCGGCCTCAACATTGCTGACACCAAGAGAGTTGGCAAGAACTAGCCCGTTTCTCATCACCATACCTTCCGTGGTAGTGGTACCAACATCTGCAGCAAATGGAACAAACGAACATTGTGCCGCGCGCTAGGAAATTACCCCTATGATCATGAATAACTACCGGTAGCTCCACTTCCCTCATCAATATGAAAGGCCACATCTACATTC encodes:
- the LOC123450331 gene encoding uncharacterized protein LOC123450331 is translated as MALAWLEDCVDWLSVYVYRIVLLLSLLMYLILDVFSESRRREGKGWKRGLFWLAYQLTDWVPAYVISNLYLETSPREKMIIAFWVPFLLLHNARPDNISAYTIEDNELWLRLFVFVPLQSLGSVLIVYRYILADCTTGLLRQASFIMLLLGLFKYVESAAALWLCNLSRIRRSFRKLQPIASSFRRDYGGSRNLKDEEALLVAHGLFDICKGAFSDYSVEYMDRDAVRSLFSGKWESMCKVVEMELSLMYDILYTKAAMVYTWHGYVIRLASPPLTATALFLFSLQCKDGMRTEDKVISYVLLGTTFLLDLRWLLRALASTWTYSFFKGPHSWLNHQVLCRKRWHKLRRCVLSLSLSRLSLWLWTRDCAKKHKSYRRWEGTFGRRNLLEQCSGGERNNLYSISRMELESKDHSRGLEIPDYVKKLVFNVICAELFPAPLTPMGNQQRSSSSGDENPGPPRSPSSSSLLKNGQKGSRGRGNPDDHDSSSKHGQKGSRGQGNSNDHDSSSKHGQKGSRGQGNSNDHDITSRDEHQKSPQPQSPKCPCEWPWKPPICTVHLPHANQHNCIDTDKPPRTPVSREPVCSCMDNLPPPWPFYLRESICNDMDSEPPLWPFYRKEWISNGMDNEPPSWTPYTWEQMCNGMDNEPPPLSPHTRQRICNGRLNEPPPWPPYPRQVCDHMSNAPFDQERDNAPAWPHHCLDEEVAKALPGPYKQHTDGHWMYDQAPPEPYEPCLWRNARAGPMYGQFTLDNPNMEAAALNPTDESGKDTRFPPELQETILIWHIATDVFLSWNHTVVPAALQDHGKAIKAMSDYMVFLLAKRPSMLPGLKLRSLYEKARATLREVGKIKEKGKPTNHTTTKEKAAKELATWMLENVDHLKDPSSAIWEGKMKDHLKDPNCEGKMKDHLKDPSSAIWEDHLKDPNSVICEGKKKDLKDPSSAIWEGGKKDNLKDANSAIWEGKKKDHLKGLATLWEGTQIAQVLLSQIQDGKHDQRETMAEECVWKLAYWIPGLLEPHQDLEGMLKFILEAWVHLLMYASIRGSREAHAKQLSRGGGLTTLVWIISEHAEDRFVRSKCPSFFL